The genomic DNA TTCAAAGGGGATACATGTTCATTTATCTCCTGTAAACCTTAATAGTCTTCTTGACGAAATAGTATCAAGTCTAAATGGACAGGAGACATCTTCATTAAGGATAATAAAAAAACTTGGCAATGTCCCGTCAGTCAGGGCAGACGGTGAACAGTTAAAAAAGGTATTATTAAATCTTATCCTTAATGCAATAGAGGCGTCACCACCCGATAGTAAGATTAAAGTGGATACTTTATCAAAAAACGGGGATGTTATATTAAGTGTTGCTGATAATGGATGCGGTATGTCCCGTGATTTCATGCAATCATCTCTGTTCAGGCCGTTTAGAACTACAAAGTCCAACGGGCTTGGTATAGGTTTATTCCATTGCAAGAAAATTATTGATGCCCATGAAGGAAAGATCGAGGTGGAGAGTGAAGAAGGAAAGGGTAGTGTATTTCGTGTTATATTGCCGGTGGAAGGGAATTTAAAATGACTGAGCCTAAGTTATTGATTGTTGATGATGATGATTCAATAAGGTCACAGATGAGGTGGGCATTATCTAAAGATTATGCAGTATTTGAGGCTTATGACAGCGCCTCTGCTTTAAATATTGTTAATGCCTCTCATCCGCAAGTGGTAATGCTTGACCTCGGGCTCCCACCTAAGCCGAGGACTGCTGAAGAGGGCTTAAGAACCCTTAAAGAGATACTTGCCTTTGACCCAAATATTAAAGTAATAATTGTTTCAGGGAATACAGAGCGTGAAAATGCATTAAAAGCGATTGACATGGGGGCATTTGATTTTTTTACAAAACCGCCGGTTATGGATGAGGTTCGTGTTGTTATCAAAAGGGCCTTCCACATGTCTGAGCTTGAACAGGAAAACCTCACCCTTCAGCGTCAGAGTCAGGCAGACGGAGTAGAAGGGATACTGGGTAACAGCCCGGCAATGGAATTATTATTTCAGTCTTTAAGAAAGGTTTCAACTGTTGATGTTCCGGTATTAATCCTTGGTGAATCCGGCACCGGTAAAGAACTTACAGCAAGGGCAATACATAAATTAAGTGACCGCCGGGAAGGACCGTTTATAGTGATTAATTGCGGCGCTATACCTGAAACACTTCTCGAGAATGAACTATTCGGACATGAAAAGGGGGCATTTACAAGTGCAGATGCAAGAAAGAAGGGAAAAATTGAGTATGCAGAAGGCGGGACATTGTTCTTAGATGAAGTTGGAGAGTTGAGCCTTCCATTACAGGTGAAACTTCTACGATTCCTTCAGGAACATGTAATTGAGCGGGTCGGCGGTAGAGAGGAGATTGCTGTAGACGTACGTGTAGTTGCAGCAACCAATAGAGATCTCAAGGAGTCTATAGATATTGGGAAATTTCGGGAGGACTTATACTTTCGCCTTAGTGTTATTACCCTTTTTATGCCGCCATTAAGAGAGAGGGGTGATGATATTTCCTTATTGTCCAGGGCATTTCTGAATCGTTTCTCAAGGGAATTTAAAAAGCCTGTCCGTGGGTTTGCTGATGATGTCTCAAAAGTACTGAATAATTATAACTGGCCTGGAAATATCAGGGAACTTGAAAACAGGATTAAAAGGGCAGTTGTTATGGCAGACACTGATTTGCTCTCAGCCGCTGACCTTGAATTCGCTTCATCTAAAAATAAATCACCCAAGAAGTTTGCCTCACTTCAGGAGGCACAGGAGGCCCTTGAAACGACCCTTGCAACTGATGCGCTTACAAAAAATAATGGAAACGTAACTCACGCAGCAAGGGAACTTGGCGTCAGCCGGCAGACACTAACTGCAATGATAAGAAAATACGGGATTACAATTAGAGAAAAGTGAGTTAACTGCCTTCTCTTAATCCCCTCCCCCTTGACGGGGGAGGGACAGGGTGGGGGTGAGCTACGAGGCTTCTTGGATAGGGTAACTGTTAAATTGCTTTACACACTGTTAAAAGACTTTACACTTTTATAACCTATTAGCGTAGATTGTAAAAGGGCAATAAAAAATAATAATAGATAAATCAATAGGTTACAATAGTAAATAAATTTACATAACTATGGTATATAAGTTGCATTTCATTTAAAACAAGATGTTATTGACAATTGACCGATCAGTTTGAGGTGAATCATGGGAAAAATCTTTGTTAATTTTTTTGTTGCGTTTATGCTAAGTATATTCATCTTTGTTATACCGGCATTTGCCATTCCTTCTTTACAGCTTGATATTAAAAATGGTACTTATAACAATTCTACTCAGACCATTGTTGCATCTCAAAACAAATTTACCCTTTATGCATATCTGAAACCTGATTGTAAGGCTTCATTAGAAGATCAGTATTTCATCTCTGTGGCAATCCACCCTCAGGTTACTGTTGATTCTGATTTGGGTGAATTCTCTTTTGCAGGCGACACTTATGGTGTGACCGATGACATGATCTATGGTGATCCACCATTGGAAATAAGCGCCGGAAAGCAGGGGCATGATGCTGGTGATTTAGGTGAGCATGGTATTTTCCCAACATATTTTATGGAATACGCGTTTGAGTTCGATAGCGATAATAGAGCAATAGGTTACGATACACAATTACATCCGGGTCAGGGACCGACTCCATCCAGCAATGGAGATATGTACTATCAAAGCTTTGAAGTTGATATTAGTGCATTAGATAAACCTTATGTGATTCATTTTGACCTGTATAATAGGATAGTATACAATGTATCGCCTAATAAGAATAAATGTTCAAAGACTGGTAAGTCATGCAGCTATGATGTAGATATAAAATCTTTCGCCCCCTTTTCACATGATGCAGAGAGCGGTTTAAAAATCCCTCCGCAACCACCACATGTTCCAGAGCCGTCCACTATTTTACTCCTTGGTACCGGCATATTAGGATTAGGGCTATGGGGAAAAAGAAGGGCATAGAGTGTTACGTGCTGTTTATTCTATTTGCTCTATATTTGCCTTTTTTGTCTTAGTCTTAATCTTAATCTTAGTTTTAACCGTTGAATCTTTTGCCAAACCTAATTTTCAATTCACACCATCGGTCTCTGTCTCAGAAGTATATGACAGTAATGTATATTCTGCATCTTCCTCAACCGAGGATTATGTTTCGAGGATAGGAACTAATCTTGCTGCATCTTATAGTGGACCTAATATTGAGTTTAATGGAGGTTATCTATTAAATTTTAATTCTTATGCAAGTCAGCATAAGGCTAATGTATTTACACATGGGGGTAACATAAATATTGGCCTCGACCGCTGGTTTCAGAGGTTGTTAATTGGTAGCGGGGGCGGGAGGCTTACGGTTACAGAGGGTTTTACCTTTACCCCTGATCTTTCAGATAACAGCCAAAGAGGTAATGGATTAGATAATTATGGCATTAAGATTAAACGAAATAATATATTCAGAAATTCTGCCGGGGTCAACTTCTCACTACCTATTACACAGCGTTTTAATTTAGACACGAATTATTCTAATACCTTAACTAATTATAGTAGTCCGCTATATAAGGATAATATAACGAATACATTAGGGCTTGGAGGAGGTTATTCCCTTAAGAAGGATTTATTATATAGTAACATTAGTATAAGCTCAGCAAGGTCAGGACAAGAAGATTCAAACTACTATTCTATTGCATTAGGGGTAAAACACCCTCTTTCTCAGTCTATATCATTGGATGCGAATACAGGCGTTAGTCTCGTGGCCGCTGAGACAGGGAAAAATCAGACAGCTACACGAGGTAATGTTAACCTTTCAAAACGTATGGAATGGCATACATTCTCAGCAGGTTATTCAAGAAGCCTTAATTCTACAAGCGGCATAAGCGGAACACCCGTTATTGCTGATGTGTATTCCCTAAATCTCTCCAACATACACTCACAGTTCCTCTCATCCGGTATTGAAGCTTCCTATTCTACTAACAAGTCAATTAAAGGAAGCGATGTGGATACACAATCTTACCATATAAGCGGAAACCTGAATTATACGATCAGGAAATGGTTGACCTGTTCCTTCTCTATGTCACATTTCAATCAATTGTCTCAGATTGCAACAATTTCTGAGATGAAACGCAACCAGATAACCCTCTCTATAGTTAGTAGATGGCTGTAGTGACAGGAAATTTAACACCTACAACTTTGATATATCCTATTGAAATATCTATCTATTCCCCATAGATTTGCAGTGAATAAGAATTACTGATGAGAATAGGTGACAAGAAATTTAACACTTGATATATCGTATGTAACTCATTGATATTATTGTTATATTATTGTTGTTGTTTACCAATGAAACATAAATAGATGGCAATGTGTATTGTTTAATGACTGAAAAATTAACACTTCAGAGGTGATAGTTATTTATCATAATATTCAGAACCCTGTAAATTCAGATAGTTACATAATTGGCATATAGCTTGCAATAATATTAAATCAACAACAATGTTTAATAAAGAATTTAAAATATAATCTGCAAGACTTGTTGGAAATAATAAAAATCTAAAAATGAAAGGAGGTGAAAATATGAAAAACTTTATAAAAGTAAAAGTATGGGGGAGTATCTTGACGATGGTGGCTACAGTATTCGTGCTTGGCGCATTTACTGATGCTAAAGCAATCCCAACAATCATACATGAGGGTGTAGAGGATCTTTATGATAGTGGTGGAACACTTGTGACTGGTTGTAGTGGGTCTGGGTGTATAGCTAGCACTTTCCAATTTGGTAATATTGATGGCAACAAATTGTGGGAGGTTTGGGAAAAGGTTTACTATGACCCAACCCCAAATACAACAAGATATGTTTACACTGTTGCTAATGATCTTATTGCTGATCCAATTACCTCTTTCCATGTTATGAATGGTGGTCACACCGGTGTTGGTACGGCTCCAGCAGGCTGGACAATCAATCAGGCTGGAGGGTGGTGGATATGGGATACTAATAACTCAGCAAATGGAATCACAATAGGAACTACTCTGAATTCTATGACTGTTACACTAAGCGGTTATGTCCCGGTAACATTTAGTAATGCCAAAGTTGACTACATTGATGGAAATGGCAATAAGATTGTCCTGTCATCTCCACATTGGAAGGTATCTCACCCAGTTCCAGAACCGGCTACCCTACTTCTCATGGGAGCAGGCCTTGTTGGACTTGGTATTTTTGGCAGAAAAAAGATCAAAGCTTAAATGGTTATTTAAACTTTAACCTATTGAGTACAAAAAGGGTGTCTACCTAATAAGTAGTCACCCTTTTTTATTTTTTATACAAGAATTTTTCTGTAAAAAATTCCTTACGCTTTACCGTAGTACTTGCAAAATAATAGTTAATTGGTATAATTTTACTTGACAAAAGAGAGCGGAGGTTTTTTATGCCTACACTATATGTTAAGGATATACCAGATGATCTTTACAGAAAACTGAAGGTCAGGGCGGAAAAAGAAAGGCGGTCTATTAGCGCTGAGACCATAGTTCTTTTGGAAGAGGCTTTTGGACATTCTGGAGAGAATAGCGATATCATGGCATCTGTTAAAGCTATAAGGGCTAAATACCGTCTCAGTGCAGGGAAGACACTTGTTGAGTTATTAAGA from Nitrospirota bacterium includes the following:
- a CDS encoding choice-of-anchor N protein produces the protein MGKIFVNFFVAFMLSIFIFVIPAFAIPSLQLDIKNGTYNNSTQTIVASQNKFTLYAYLKPDCKASLEDQYFISVAIHPQVTVDSDLGEFSFAGDTYGVTDDMIYGDPPLEISAGKQGHDAGDLGEHGIFPTYFMEYAFEFDSDNRAIGYDTQLHPGQGPTPSSNGDMYYQSFEVDISALDKPYVIHFDLYNRIVYNVSPNKNKCSKTGKSCSYDVDIKSFAPFSHDAESGLKIPPQPPHVPEPSTILLLGTGILGLGLWGKRRA
- the prsR gene encoding PEP-CTERM-box response regulator transcription factor, which translates into the protein MTEPKLLIVDDDDSIRSQMRWALSKDYAVFEAYDSASALNIVNASHPQVVMLDLGLPPKPRTAEEGLRTLKEILAFDPNIKVIIVSGNTERENALKAIDMGAFDFFTKPPVMDEVRVVIKRAFHMSELEQENLTLQRQSQADGVEGILGNSPAMELLFQSLRKVSTVDVPVLILGESGTGKELTARAIHKLSDRREGPFIVINCGAIPETLLENELFGHEKGAFTSADARKKGKIEYAEGGTLFLDEVGELSLPLQVKLLRFLQEHVIERVGGREEIAVDVRVVAATNRDLKESIDIGKFREDLYFRLSVITLFMPPLRERGDDISLLSRAFLNRFSREFKKPVRGFADDVSKVLNNYNWPGNIRELENRIKRAVVMADTDLLSAADLEFASSKNKSPKKFASLQEAQEALETTLATDALTKNNGNVTHAARELGVSRQTLTAMIRKYGITIREK
- a CDS encoding PEP-CTERM sorting domain-containing protein, translated to MKNFIKVKVWGSILTMVATVFVLGAFTDAKAIPTIIHEGVEDLYDSGGTLVTGCSGSGCIASTFQFGNIDGNKLWEVWEKVYYDPTPNTTRYVYTVANDLIADPITSFHVMNGGHTGVGTAPAGWTINQAGGWWIWDTNNSANGITIGTTLNSMTVTLSGYVPVTFSNAKVDYIDGNGNKIVLSSPHWKVSHPVPEPATLLLMGAGLVGLGIFGRKKIKA